A single region of the Anticarsia gemmatalis isolate Benzon Research Colony breed Stoneville strain chromosome 19, ilAntGemm2 primary, whole genome shotgun sequence genome encodes:
- the Gle1 gene encoding gle1 RNA export mediator produces MDSAYDISFSSYEDISKHNSTRKGDLSISDQLEDFERLRISALTKAAEMSPLVKEVTIGPNSPSKRDDYRDIQPVVEKPKVEENLVEDKLREDLRYTLIMKQCENRIQENYEERFKNILDNLLSNRAEVMSKYWKKQGEECERRALEFKARKLQMMKRLQENDNSTFLERARLDEKNCQIVNTETIDNMNRILEEQNRATARFAAITDSHTKICIYYNEISNILNTEPLGKTACERYMVAINTVVGNISAIMDICKTGAINDKDVKQAEILALNIENIRRKISEDLEALKQEELTKKLKEEELLKKEIEEKKAQELQAAAAAEKAKSAPPKKSRPIFFSAKNYSYYEDLKNYLDQYEAQYKDLLQDVNLKKFRFDCQKAVNTPVNALSSVSSLHMKDKYDKLSKLLKGETVQVLDIHVKATQHPQGLYYCTALLAKKIVRQGDLLVSSNTEAAYPLAAVTVALWAQFPHFGKLVEAYFHRMCPYLVPMYLPQKEGQTDKEFYLSRGYTYNDEGVVEKQDKFLKRMTGIFRLRCAIWTAKMPKFMNTPHPQGLRNGWQWLASFINLQPEPDISATLIHDFYIMCGSEFNKFYGKQFRKILELTSSQYLKILEDIDEGGPKTRLEVYLQTVLKSNDVPSPPVPAQQINW; encoded by the coding sequence atggaTAGTGCTTACGATATAAGTTTTAGCAGCTATGAGGACATATCAAAGCATAATTCTACACGCAAGGGTGACCTTAGCATCAGTGATCAACTGGAAGATTTTGAAAGGTTACGCATTTCAGCTCTTACAAAAGCCGCTGAAATGAGTCCTCTTGTGAAAGAAGTGACTATAGGACCGAATAGTCCTTCAAAAAGAGATGATTATAGAGACATACAGCCGGTAGTCGAAAAACCAAAAGTGGAAGAAAATCTAGTTGAAGACAAACTTCGTGAGGACCTTCGGTACACACTCATCATGAAGCAGTGCGAAAACAGAATACAGGAAAACTATGAAGAAAGGTTCAAGAATATTCTAGACAATTTGCTATCCAACCGTGCCGAAGTCATGTCAAAATACTGGAAGAAACAAGGCGAAGAGTGTGAACGCAGAGCTCTAGAATTTAAAGCACGAAAATTACAAATGATGAAAAGATTACAAGAGAACGATAACTCCACATTTTTGGAAAGAGCACGACTTGATGAAAAGAACTGTCAGATTGTGAACACAGAAACTATAGATAACATGAATAGGATTTTAGAAGAGCAAAATAGAGCTACAGCAAGGTTTGCTGCTATCACAGACAGTCATACAAAaatttgtatatattataatgaaatatcaaatatcTTAAATACTGAACCACTGGGGAAAACTGCTTGCGAAAGATATATGGTAGCTATTAATACAGTGGTAGGAAATATCAGCGCTATTATGGACATTTGTAAAACAGGAGCCATCAATGACAAGGATGTTAAGCAAGCTGAGATCTTAGCTTTGAACATTGAAAACATTAGAAGAAAAATTTCTGAAGATTTAGAAGCACTGAAACAAGAAGAATtgacaaaaaaactaaaagagGAAGAACTATTAAAAAAGGAGATAGAAGAGAAGAAAGCACAAGAATTACAAGCAGCAGCAGCTGCGGAGAAGGCTAAAAGTGCACCTCCTAAGAAATCTAGACCAATATTCTTCTCTGCTAAAAACTACAGTTATTATGAAGACCTTAAAAATTATTTGGACCAGTATGAAGCACAATATAAAGATCTCTTGCAAGATGTCAATCTTAAGAAGTTTAGATTTGACTGTCAAAAGGCAGTCAACACCCCAGTGAATGCTTTGTCATCTGTGAGTTCTCTGCACATGAAGGACAAGTATGACAAACTTTCTAAGTTATTAAAAGGAGAAACTGTACAAGTATTAGATATTCATGTAAAAGCTACACAACACCCACAAGGCTTGTATTACTGTACTGCCCTTCTTGCTAAAAAAATAGTGAGGCAGGGTGATCTTCTGGTATCCAGCAACACAGAAGCAGCATATCCTCTTGCTGCTGTGACAGTGGCATTGTGGGCCCAATTCCCACATTTTGGCAAATTGGTTGAAGCCTACTTCCATAGGATGTGTCCTTACCTAGTACCAATGTACCTGCCCCAAAAAGAAGGACAAACAGACAAAGAATTCTACTTGTCAAGAGGCTACACATATAATGACGAAGGTGTTGTTGAAAAACAAGATAAATTCCTCAAAAGAATGACTGGTATCTTCAGATTACGTTGTGCAATATGGACAGCTAAGATGCCTAAATTCATGAATACTCCACATCCACAAGGGCTACGAAATGGCTGGCAATGGCTTGCGTCTTTTATCAATTTACAACCAGAACCTGACATCTCTGCTACATTAATtcatgatttttatattatgtgtggATCAGAATTTAACAAATTCTATGGTAAACAATTTAGAAAAATTTTAGAATTAACAAGTTCTcagtatctaaaaatattagaagACATTGATGAGGGCGGACCTAAGACTAGGTTGGAGGTGTACCTGCAAACtgtattaaaatcaaatgatGTTCCTTCTCCACCTGTACCTGCTCAACAAATCAATTGGTAA